One genomic region from Nocardia vinacea encodes:
- a CDS encoding coenzyme F420-0:L-glutamate ligase, giving the protein MSSTQEPLTEPADHAAGELRILPITGLPEFRPGDDLAEHIAAAAPWLVDGDILVVTSKIVAKVEGRIVEAPLDPEERDTARRALVEQEAVRVLARKGRTLITENKLGIVQAASGVDGSNVEQGELVLLPSDPDGSAKALRTALSGRLGVDVAVVVTDTMGRAWRNGQTDTAIGAAGLRVLHDYAGAVDGQGNELQVTQVAVADELAAAADLVKGKLGGVPVAVVRGLPVTDDGSCAADLLRGGTDDLFWLGTAEAIEQGRSEALLLRRSIRQFADTPVDPERIRAAVAKALTAPAPHHTRPVRFVWVRKPGLRAQLLEAMAERWRADLTADGLDPERVERRIARGRILHDAPEVIIPFCVPDGAHDYPDERRRGNERTMFTVAVGAAVQGLLVALATEGIGSCWIGSTIFAPETTREVLGLADDWNPLGAIAIGHPLEELTPRPVFGPGPGLVEL; this is encoded by the coding sequence ATGAGCAGTACGCAAGAGCCATTGACGGAACCAGCCGATCACGCAGCGGGGGAGTTGCGGATCCTGCCGATCACCGGGCTGCCGGAATTCCGGCCCGGCGACGATCTCGCCGAACATATCGCCGCCGCCGCGCCCTGGTTGGTCGACGGCGACATCCTGGTCGTCACGAGCAAGATCGTCGCCAAGGTCGAGGGCCGCATCGTCGAGGCGCCGCTGGATCCGGAGGAGCGTGATACCGCGCGCCGCGCGCTGGTGGAGCAGGAGGCGGTGCGCGTACTCGCGCGCAAGGGGCGCACGCTGATCACCGAGAACAAGCTCGGCATCGTGCAGGCCGCTTCCGGGGTGGACGGATCCAATGTCGAGCAGGGTGAGCTCGTGTTGCTGCCATCGGATCCGGATGGGAGTGCGAAGGCGTTGCGCACCGCGCTGTCCGGGCGCCTCGGGGTGGACGTCGCGGTGGTCGTCACCGACACCATGGGCCGGGCCTGGCGCAATGGACAGACCGACACCGCCATCGGCGCCGCCGGATTGCGGGTGCTGCACGACTATGCGGGCGCGGTCGACGGGCAGGGTAATGAACTGCAGGTCACCCAGGTGGCGGTGGCCGACGAATTGGCCGCCGCCGCAGATCTGGTGAAGGGCAAGCTCGGTGGTGTCCCGGTCGCGGTGGTGCGCGGGCTGCCGGTCACCGATGACGGCTCCTGTGCCGCGGATCTGCTGCGCGGCGGCACCGATGACCTGTTCTGGCTCGGCACGGCCGAGGCGATCGAGCAGGGGCGCTCCGAGGCGTTGCTGCTGCGTCGCTCGATCCGTCAATTCGCCGATACTCCAGTCGATCCCGAACGCATCCGCGCCGCGGTGGCGAAGGCGCTCACCGCGCCCGCGCCGCATCACACCCGTCCGGTGCGCTTCGTCTGGGTCCGCAAGCCTGGTCTGCGCGCGCAACTGTTGGAGGCCATGGCCGAGCGGTGGCGGGCCGATCTCACCGCGGACGGTCTCGATCCGGAGCGGGTGGAACGTCGCATCGCCCGCGGCCGCATCCTGCACGACGCACCCGAGGTGATCATCCCGTTCTGCGTGCCCGATGGCGCACATGACTATCCGGATGAGCGGCGGCGCGGCAACGAACGCACCATGTTCACCGTCGCGGTCGGCGCGGCGGTACAGGGGCTGCTCGTCGCGCTGGCCACCGAGGGCATCGGCAGCTGCTGGATCGGCTCGACCATCTTCGCGCCGGAGACCACCCGCGAGGTTCTCGGCCTTGCCGACGACTGGAACCCCCTGGGCGCCATTGCGATCGGCCACCCCCTCGAAGAACTCACCCCACGTCCGGTCTTCGGCCCGGGCCCCGGCCTGGTTGAACTGTGA
- the cofD gene encoding 2-phospho-L-lactate transferase, producing the protein MTPQQADTAPASGPKIAVLVGGVGGARFLQGVRELLPDADVSAIVNVGDDVWMHGLRICPDLDTCMYTLGGGIDTERGWGRVAETWHAKEELAKYHAQPDWFGLGDRDIATHLVRTEMLRAGYPLSAVTEALCNRWQPGVKLIPATDDRCETHVVVSDPDNPGERRAIHFQEWWVRYRADIETHGFATIGADDAKPAPNVTQIISEADAVLLAPSNPVVSIGAILAVPGIRGALRTTEAKVIGISGVIDGKPLRGMADECLSVIGVETTAEAIGRYYGARSATGILDGWLIHSTDTADVPGVEVRSVPLLMTDPPTTAEMVREALDLAGVSERSERTKDTAPPVMAAPSVGEVKP; encoded by the coding sequence GTGACTCCACAACAAGCGGACACCGCACCCGCAAGTGGGCCCAAGATCGCCGTCCTGGTGGGCGGGGTCGGCGGCGCGCGCTTCCTTCAGGGCGTCCGGGAACTACTGCCCGATGCGGATGTTTCCGCCATCGTCAATGTCGGTGACGACGTCTGGATGCACGGCCTCCGGATCTGCCCCGACCTCGATACCTGCATGTACACCCTCGGCGGCGGAATTGATACCGAACGCGGTTGGGGCCGGGTCGCCGAAACCTGGCACGCCAAGGAAGAACTGGCCAAATATCATGCCCAACCCGATTGGTTCGGTTTGGGGGATCGCGATATCGCGACGCACTTGGTTCGGACCGAAATGCTGCGTGCCGGGTACCCGCTATCCGCGGTCACCGAGGCGTTGTGCAACCGGTGGCAGCCGGGCGTAAAACTCATCCCGGCTACCGACGATCGTTGCGAAACACATGTCGTTGTCAGTGACCCGGACAACCCTGGCGAACGCCGCGCGATCCATTTCCAAGAGTGGTGGGTTCGCTACCGCGCGGACATCGAGACGCACGGATTCGCCACAATTGGGGCCGATGACGCCAAACCGGCGCCAAATGTGACACAGATCATATCCGAGGCCGACGCGGTGCTACTGGCCCCGTCCAACCCCGTGGTGAGCATCGGCGCCATCCTCGCGGTGCCCGGCATTCGCGGCGCACTGCGCACCACCGAGGCCAAGGTGATCGGCATCTCGGGCGTGATCGACGGAAAGCCGCTGCGCGGCATGGCCGATGAATGCCTCTCGGTGATCGGCGTGGAAACCACCGCCGAGGCGATCGGGCGCTACTACGGTGCGCGCTCGGCCACCGGCATCCTGGACGGATGGCTGATCCACAGCACCGATACCGCGGATGTGCCCGGTGTCGAAGTGCGCAGCGTGCCGCTATTGATGACCGATCCGCCGACCACCGCCGAAATGGTGCGGGAGGCGCTCGACCTGGCCGGCGTGAGCGAGCGCAGCGAGCGAACCAAAGACACAGCGCCGCCGGTCATGGCGGCACCGAGCGTCGGCGAGGTGAAGCCATGA
- a CDS encoding WhiB family transcriptional regulator, giving the protein MFESIEEQWQERALCAQTDPEAFFPEKGGSTREAKRICMGCEVRDECLEYALAHDERFGIWGGLSERERRRLKRGIG; this is encoded by the coding sequence ATGTTCGAATCGATCGAGGAGCAGTGGCAGGAACGTGCCCTGTGCGCACAGACCGATCCGGAGGCGTTCTTCCCCGAGAAGGGCGGCTCGACCCGTGAGGCCAAACGGATCTGCATGGGCTGCGAGGTACGCGACGAGTGCCTGGAGTACGCGCTCGCACACGATGAACGCTTCGGCATCTGGGGCGGCCTCTCCGAACGGGAGCGGCGCCGCCTGAAGCGCGGCATCGGCTAG
- a CDS encoding metallopeptidase family protein — MARSRNRRPPTARSVIRRGRGVRGPMLPPTVPAWRTRGQQFDRLVLEAFAPLDTRWHDRLTKLDIAVDDVPKIRPLHPDSVTWPDEVVADGPVPLSRLIPAGVDRHGVATRARVVLFRKPLELRAGDPDDLVDLLREVLVQQIATYLGVDPDIIDPEGA; from the coding sequence ATGGCCCGTTCACGTAATCGTCGTCCACCGACCGCACGATCGGTGATCCGTCGTGGACGCGGGGTGCGCGGGCCGATGCTCCCACCGACGGTGCCGGCCTGGCGCACCAGGGGGCAGCAGTTCGACCGGCTGGTCCTGGAGGCCTTCGCGCCCTTGGACACCCGGTGGCACGATCGACTCACCAAGCTCGATATCGCGGTCGACGATGTGCCGAAAATCCGTCCGCTGCACCCGGATTCGGTCACCTGGCCGGACGAGGTGGTGGCCGACGGACCGGTGCCGCTCTCGCGACTCATTCCGGCCGGCGTGGACCGGCACGGCGTGGCCACCCGCGCCCGAGTTGTGTTGTTCCGCAAGCCACTCGAACTACGCGCCGGCGATCCCGACGATCTGGTCGATCTACTGCGCGAGGTCCTCGTCCAACAGATCGCCACCTATCTCGGCGTCGATCCGGACATCATCGATCCCGAAGGCGCGTGA
- a CDS encoding DUF3499 domain-containing protein yields the protein MRRCCRPGCKNPAVATLTYVYSDSTAVVGPLATVAEPHSWDLCETHASRITAPKGWEMVRHEGGFSSSTPDDDDLTALAEAVREAGLRRRPPEHDQRGYSDYAPPAPRATRTGRRGHLRVLPDPPS from the coding sequence ATGCGTCGTTGCTGCCGACCAGGTTGCAAGAATCCCGCTGTTGCGACGCTCACCTACGTGTACTCCGACTCGACCGCGGTGGTCGGGCCACTGGCGACGGTGGCCGAACCGCATTCCTGGGATCTGTGTGAAACACATGCTTCCCGCATCACCGCACCAAAGGGTTGGGAGATGGTTCGCCACGAAGGCGGATTCTCTTCCAGCACACCGGATGACGATGATCTGACGGCATTGGCCGAAGCGGTCCGCGAGGCCGGACTGCGCCGCCGTCCCCCGGAGCACGACCAGCGTGGCTATTCCGATTACGCCCCGCCCGCACCGCGCGCCACGCGCACCGGCCGGCGCGGACACCTCCGAGTACTCCCGGACCCGCCCAGCTAG
- a CDS encoding phosphomannomutase/phosphoglucomutase, with protein MARSAEFVNAVIKAYDVRGVVGEQIDGEFVKDVGAAFARLMRAEGATRVVIGHDMRESSPELAATFADGVLGQGLDVVHIGLASTDQLYFASGDLDCPGAMFTASHNPARYNGIKLCRAKALPVGQDTGLATIKDEVINGVPGYAGTPGSATKVDLLADYAKFLRRLVDLDDIRPLTIAVDAGNGMGGHTVPEVLGTVAQLTLVPLYFELDGSFPNHEANPLDPKNLEDLQELVRKSGADIGLAFDGDADRCFVVDENGNPISPSAITALVAERELAKEPGAVIIHNLITSHAVPELVHELGGSPVRTRVGHSFIKQEMAATGAVFGGEHSAHYYFRDFWGADSGMLAALHVLAALGEKDRPISELMSSYETYAASGEINSTVPDAKERTMAVVDAFGDRAISVDRLDGVTVQLADDAWFNLRASNTEPLLRLNVEARSTEEVDALVTEILGIVRS; from the coding sequence GTGGCCCGCTCTGCCGAATTCGTGAACGCGGTGATCAAGGCTTATGACGTTCGCGGGGTCGTCGGTGAACAGATCGACGGAGAATTCGTCAAGGATGTGGGGGCCGCGTTCGCGCGATTGATGCGCGCCGAGGGCGCGACCCGCGTGGTCATCGGACACGATATGCGCGAGTCCTCCCCGGAACTGGCCGCCACCTTCGCCGACGGCGTACTCGGCCAGGGTCTCGATGTGGTGCACATCGGACTCGCCTCGACCGATCAGCTCTACTTCGCCTCGGGTGACCTCGATTGTCCCGGCGCGATGTTCACCGCCAGCCACAATCCGGCCCGCTACAACGGCATCAAGCTGTGCCGCGCGAAGGCGCTTCCGGTCGGTCAGGACACCGGTCTGGCGACGATCAAGGACGAGGTGATCAACGGGGTACCGGGCTACGCCGGAACGCCGGGCAGCGCCACGAAAGTCGATCTGCTGGCCGATTACGCGAAGTTCCTGCGCAGGCTGGTCGATCTCGACGATATCCGCCCGCTCACCATCGCGGTGGACGCGGGCAACGGCATGGGCGGGCACACCGTGCCCGAGGTGCTGGGCACCGTGGCGCAGCTGACCCTGGTGCCGCTCTACTTCGAGTTGGACGGCTCGTTCCCCAATCACGAGGCCAATCCGCTCGATCCGAAGAATCTGGAGGATCTGCAGGAGCTGGTCCGCAAGTCCGGCGCCGATATCGGCCTCGCCTTCGACGGCGACGCCGACCGCTGCTTTGTGGTGGACGAGAACGGCAATCCGATTTCGCCATCGGCGATCACCGCGCTGGTCGCCGAGCGTGAGCTGGCCAAGGAACCGGGCGCGGTCATCATCCACAACCTGATCACCTCGCACGCGGTACCCGAACTCGTGCACGAACTCGGCGGCAGCCCGGTGCGCACCCGGGTCGGGCATTCGTTCATCAAGCAGGAGATGGCGGCCACCGGCGCGGTATTCGGCGGTGAGCATTCCGCGCACTACTACTTCCGCGATTTCTGGGGCGCCGATTCCGGCATGCTCGCGGCCCTGCACGTACTCGCGGCGCTCGGCGAGAAGGACCGGCCGATTTCGGAGCTCATGTCGTCGTACGAAACATATGCGGCGTCCGGAGAGATCAACTCGACAGTGCCGGACGCGAAGGAGCGGACGATGGCTGTAGTGGACGCATTCGGGGATCGGGCCATATCGGTGGACCGGTTGGACGGGGTCACCGTCCAGCTCGCCGATGACGCCTGGTTCAATCTTCGCGCGTCGAATACCGAACCGTTGCTGCGGCTGAATGTCGAGGCCCGGTCGACGGAGGAAGTAGACGCACTCGTGACCGAGATTCTGGGCATCGTCCGGTCCTGA
- a CDS encoding tobH protein yields the protein MIAGTPVLDLDDAASLEAADVGGALRSAASGGAQVRATAAAIGEHALARLADLRPRSVVLVSGSGRAARAASLIVAALGDRAGLPVVPVAALPPWVGPLDVVLVAGDDAGDPRLIDAVDRAQRRGAEVVVAAPHEGPLRAAAAGRTSLLEPRIPVLDHNRLLRFLAACIAVLRIVDPTRSGAAVPDLTELADVLDAEALRDGPHNEVFHNPAKTLAARMQQRAVVLAGDSPAANELAEHGAEVLLQSAGKVATAVDLAEAVAANPRMVEAAGESTPNFDPLFHDEELDGPAPVERVRVFVLSADLDQAAARRRLAVFGGNGSGLVDADLVSADIEPLHTSLTDPAAPMPARVDDSGAPLPGTIAHASELEQLAVLALRLEMAAAYLRLIGSRSGATQPTEQLDGGHY from the coding sequence ATGATCGCTGGAACACCGGTGCTCGACCTCGACGATGCCGCTTCGCTCGAGGCCGCCGATGTCGGCGGCGCCCTGCGCTCTGCGGCATCCGGCGGCGCGCAGGTACGCGCGACCGCGGCAGCAATCGGTGAGCACGCACTCGCGCGCCTCGCGGATCTGCGGCCACGCAGCGTGGTGTTGGTCTCCGGCTCGGGCCGGGCGGCTCGCGCCGCGAGTCTGATCGTCGCCGCACTCGGCGACCGTGCCGGCCTACCCGTGGTCCCGGTCGCTGCCCTTCCGCCATGGGTCGGCCCGCTGGACGTGGTGCTCGTCGCGGGTGACGACGCGGGCGATCCCCGGCTGATCGATGCGGTCGACCGGGCACAGCGCCGAGGCGCGGAGGTTGTGGTCGCCGCGCCGCACGAAGGTCCGCTGCGGGCCGCTGCGGCCGGGCGTACCTCACTGCTGGAGCCGCGGATTCCGGTACTGGACCACAATCGGCTGCTGCGCTTCCTCGCGGCCTGTATCGCGGTGCTGCGCATCGTCGATCCGACCCGCTCCGGCGCGGCCGTACCCGATCTGACCGAGCTGGCCGATGTGCTCGATGCCGAGGCATTGCGCGATGGCCCGCACAACGAGGTCTTCCACAATCCGGCCAAGACGCTGGCCGCGCGCATGCAGCAGCGCGCCGTCGTGCTGGCCGGCGACTCCCCGGCCGCCAACGAACTCGCCGAGCACGGCGCCGAGGTGCTGTTGCAGTCGGCGGGCAAGGTTGCCACCGCGGTGGATCTGGCCGAGGCGGTGGCTGCCAATCCCCGAATGGTCGAGGCCGCAGGCGAATCCACGCCCAACTTCGATCCGCTGTTCCACGACGAGGAACTCGACGGACCAGCGCCGGTGGAGCGCGTCCGGGTGTTCGTGCTCAGCGCGGATCTGGATCAGGCCGCGGCGCGTCGCCGGCTCGCCGTCTTCGGCGGCAACGGATCGGGTCTGGTCGACGCCGATCTGGTGAGCGCGGATATCGAACCGCTGCACACCTCACTCACCGATCCCGCCGCGCCCATGCCTGCCAGAGTGGATGATTCGGGCGCGCCGCTGCCCGGCACCATCGCCCATGCCAGCGAACTCGAACAACTCGCGGTGCTCGCGCTGCGCTTGGAGATGGCCGCCGCCTATCTGCGGTTGATCGGCTCGCGCAGCGGTGCGACACAGCCCACGGAACAGCTCGACGGGGGACACTACTAG
- the manA gene encoding mannose-6-phosphate isomerase, class I: MHELVGALRSYAWGSRTALAQLCGRPVPSAHPEAELWFGAHPADPAYVRLENSTRSLLELVADDPERELGAAAPEFGGRLPFLLKILAAEEPLSLQAHPSSAQARAGFERENHARVPLDSPMRNYRDENHKPELVVALDRFEALAGFRDPRRTVELLRALDVPGLRSYADLLAAQPDSAGLRTLFTTWITLPQNVLGTLLPQVLDGCVRYLSVKGAREFTAEARTTLELAEAYPGDTGVLAALLLNRLTLEPGQGLFLAAGNLHAYLRGLGVEIMANSDNVLRGGLTPKHVDVPELLRVLDFEPIDLPVVLPEPAGDGSVRYRTPAPEFALRRFDLTAGSGQVPLTAAGPGIVLCTTGTVRLLQGENELVLERGAAAWISAADTEIRAQAVDGDAQLFCACVGGGN, from the coding sequence GTGCACGAACTCGTTGGTGCGCTGCGTTCCTATGCCTGGGGTTCACGCACCGCACTCGCTCAGTTGTGCGGCCGACCGGTCCCTTCCGCGCATCCGGAGGCGGAGCTGTGGTTCGGCGCGCATCCCGCCGATCCAGCGTATGTCCGCTTGGAGAACAGCACCCGCTCACTGCTGGAATTGGTCGCGGACGATCCGGAGCGTGAACTCGGCGCCGCCGCACCGGAATTCGGCGGGCGGCTGCCGTTCCTGTTGAAGATCCTGGCCGCCGAGGAACCGCTATCGCTGCAGGCGCATCCGAGTTCGGCGCAGGCGCGGGCCGGATTCGAGCGCGAGAACCACGCGCGGGTGCCGCTGGATTCGCCGATGCGCAACTATCGCGACGAGAACCACAAGCCGGAACTGGTTGTCGCGCTGGACCGGTTCGAGGCGCTGGCCGGATTCCGGGATCCACGTCGCACGGTCGAGCTATTGCGCGCACTGGATGTGCCGGGACTGCGCTCATATGCGGACCTGCTTGCCGCCCAACCCGATTCGGCCGGACTGCGGACGCTGTTCACGACCTGGATCACGCTGCCGCAGAATGTCCTCGGCACACTGCTCCCCCAGGTGCTCGACGGATGCGTCCGCTATCTCTCGGTGAAGGGCGCCCGGGAGTTCACCGCCGAGGCGCGCACCACACTCGAACTCGCCGAGGCATATCCGGGCGACACCGGTGTGCTGGCCGCACTGCTGCTCAATCGGCTGACGCTGGAACCAGGACAGGGACTGTTCCTCGCGGCGGGCAATCTGCACGCATATCTGCGCGGACTCGGTGTGGAGATCATGGCCAATTCCGACAATGTGCTGCGCGGTGGTCTCACGCCCAAGCATGTCGATGTGCCGGAGTTGCTGCGGGTGCTGGACTTCGAGCCGATCGATCTGCCGGTGGTGCTACCGGAACCGGCGGGTGACGGGTCGGTGCGCTATCGGACACCCGCGCCGGAGTTCGCGCTGCGGCGGTTCGACCTGACCGCGGGATCCGGGCAAGTGCCGCTGACAGCCGCGGGACCGGGAATCGTGCTGTGCACGACGGGCACGGTGCGGCTGTTGCAAGGGGAGAACGAGCTGGTGCTGGAACGCGGTGCGGCGGCGTGGATATCGGCGGCCGACACCGAGATTCGCGCCCAGGCCGTCGACGGCGACGCCCAGTTGTTCTGCGCCTGCGTCGGTGGCGGCAACTGA
- a CDS encoding cation diffusion facilitator family transporter produces MSAGGGKKAILAALSANAGIAAAKFVGAFITGSGSMLAEAVHSVADTANQGLLLLGQRRAAQDADELHPFGYGRNRYFYSFIVALVLFTLGSIYAIYEGIHKIQHPEELSNPIVAIVILFLAICLESYSFMTAMRESIPLKGNSSWWRFIRNSRSPELPVVLLEDTGALIGLVFAFAAVGLTILTDDPVWDGIGTLAIGALLGVIALILIVEMQSLLIGEGATPEEDKAIRANLVDGKRIDRVIHLKTQYLGPEEILVAAKISIVPDLDIEDIAAAIDAAEARVRAAVPAARVMYLEPDLYRTPRADSTIA; encoded by the coding sequence ATGTCGGCTGGTGGTGGCAAAAAGGCGATTCTCGCCGCATTGTCGGCGAACGCGGGGATCGCGGCGGCGAAGTTCGTCGGCGCGTTCATCACCGGTTCCGGATCGATGCTGGCCGAGGCGGTGCACTCGGTCGCGGACACCGCCAACCAGGGGCTGCTGCTGCTCGGTCAGCGCCGGGCCGCGCAGGATGCCGATGAACTGCACCCGTTCGGATACGGGCGCAATCGCTACTTCTACTCGTTCATCGTCGCGCTGGTGCTGTTCACACTGGGCTCGATCTATGCCATCTACGAGGGCATCCACAAGATTCAGCATCCGGAGGAGCTGAGCAATCCGATCGTCGCGATCGTCATCCTGTTCCTCGCGATCTGCCTCGAGAGCTACAGCTTCATGACGGCGATGCGGGAATCCATCCCGCTCAAGGGCAATTCGAGCTGGTGGCGGTTCATCCGCAATTCGCGCAGTCCGGAACTGCCGGTGGTGCTGTTGGAGGACACCGGCGCGCTGATCGGTCTGGTCTTCGCATTCGCGGCGGTCGGGCTGACCATTCTCACCGATGACCCGGTCTGGGACGGCATCGGCACCCTCGCCATCGGCGCACTGCTCGGCGTTATCGCGCTGATCCTGATCGTGGAGATGCAGAGCCTGCTGATCGGTGAGGGCGCGACGCCGGAAGAGGATAAGGCGATCCGCGCCAACCTGGTCGACGGCAAGCGCATCGACCGGGTGATCCACCTCAAGACGCAGTATCTCGGGCCGGAGGAGATCCTGGTCGCGGCCAAGATCTCGATCGTGCCCGATCTGGATATCGAGGATATCGCCGCGGCCATCGATGCTGCGGAAGCCAGGGTGCGCGCGGCCGTACCCGCCGCGCGGGTGATGTATCTGGAACCCGACCTGTACCGGACGCCGCGGGCTGATTCGACGATTGCCTGA